The following nucleotide sequence is from Rubrobacter radiotolerans DSM 5868.
GGAGGAGGTGGGAGTAGATGTCGAGGGTTACGCTTATGGAGGAGTGGCCGAGCATCTCGGAGACTACTTTGGGGTTTACGTCTTTTGCGAGGAGCAGCGTCGCGCAGGTGTGTCGCAGGTCGTGGAAGCGGAAGGGCGGCAGCCCGGCCTTCTTCAAAAGCGGCTTGAAGGAGCGGTTGCGGAGGTTCGAGGGGTTGATGATGGTCCCCGTTTCGGTGGCGAAGATGAGGCCGCCGGGCTGATACAGGGAGCCGAGGCGCTCCATCTCTTCTAGCTGGCGCGAGAGGTGGGCTTGCAGGGCTGAGACGGCGTGGGATGTGAGCCTTAGCTGTCGGCGGCTACGGGCGGTCTTCGGCTCTCCGAGGACGTAGGCTTTGTCTGCGTGGGTGAGGGTGCGACGCACGCGCAGCACTCCGCGCTCCAGGTCTACGTCGTCCCACTTGAGGGCGAGGAGCTCGCCCTGTCGCATCCCGGTGTTGAGGGCTAGGACGTAGAGGGCTTCGAGACGGTCGCCCCTTGCCGCGTCCATCAGCAGCCGGACCTGTTTGTCCGTGAGGGGCTGTATCTCTTCGCGCGCTATACGCGGTAACTTTATGCCGCTTGCGGCGTTGCGGGGGATGAGGCCGTCGGCGACGGCGGCTTTCAGGGCCTTGTGGAGGACGGCGTGGAGCTTGTGGACGCTTGCGGGGGCGAGGCCGGAGTCGAGGCGCTCGCGGTAGAACCAGCGGACATGCGCGGGTGTGAGGTCCTTGAGCTTGAGGTTTCCGAGGGCCGGCTTGAGGTGAGGACGAACGGCGTACCTGTAGCGCTCGTGGGTGCTTTTGCGGACGGTGTCCTCCACGTCAGCCAGCCAGCGGTCGAGGTACTCGCCGAGTGTGAGGCCCTGATCGTCAAAGACGAGCCCGTCGGCCCTCTGGCTGAGCGCCTTGGCGAGCTTCTTCGCCGTCTCCGCCCGCGTCTTTCCGTAGAGGGTCTTGCGCTTGCGCCCGGCTACGGTGTGGATGTAGTACTGGGCGGTCCAGCCGCCGTTCTTTCGGCGAGAGATCGTCCCCTCGCCGTTTCCCCTCTTGCGGCTCATGTGCCTCTCCTTCTCACCAGCTCTTGTGCAGGATCTTCGGTCTTCCCGAGATAGAGCTTTTTCTGCTTTCCGTCCTCGTGGTAGCGGAAGTACCAGTACGGACCCTGTTCCTTTACCTGTCCATCTTTCCTGTAGTAGCGGCGGACCTCTGCCTGGAGCGTGCCATCGGCGTGCGGCCGGTACTCAAGGACCCCGGAGACGGGCCTGCCCCTGACGGTTCGTATTCTTCTCTCGACCGCCCGGGCGAGCCGTTCGAGGTCGGCGAGGTTCAGGTTCTCCAGCTCCGCGATCATCCCCTCTAAGTCCATACACCTCCTCTGGAGAGCCGGGCTCCGGGATGCACCACCGCCAGAGCGTTTTACGTTCAAGTACGATGTGCGCGTACAGTAAATATGCGTATCCCAAGCGTTTTCTCAACACTTTTCTGTGTTTTTGCGGGTATTTTTCCCTCGCTACGCGAACATCGGAATAGAGCTGGGGCGGGCGGACAGAGCCCGGCACACCGGCCAGGGACTGCGGCGGCCAGTACGCGGAACAGAAGAGCGGGGACCGGCACACCAGACGGACAGGCCGCGCCGGAGAGCTTCGCGGCCGGCGAGCGAGGAGCCAGGACCGAGCGTGCCGCCCGCGGGCGGTAAGACCACGAGAGCATCCGCCCCGGCGACCACCGCGCGAGTGCGAGCAGCCAGACGGGCGCGAGGCGGGCCGGAGAACGACGAGGCACGCAGCACCACGGCTGAGGGGCAGTAGGAACGAACGGCCGCATCGACCCCGGGAGCGCAGCCGACGCGCACCGAACCACCGGCGGCAAGGACGGCAGAGACAACCGGCGCCACCGGGAACGGAGAGCCGTGCCGGGAGCCCGCAAATGCCACGACGCCGGAGAGCGGGAACGGATGTCGGGGTTCTTTTTGCATTACGACCGCACCTGCTAAA
It contains:
- a CDS encoding tyrosine-type recombinase/integrase — its product is MSRKRGNGEGTISRRKNGGWTAQYYIHTVAGRKRKTLYGKTRAETAKKLAKALSQRADGLVFDDQGLTLGEYLDRWLADVEDTVRKSTHERYRYAVRPHLKPALGNLKLKDLTPAHVRWFYRERLDSGLAPASVHKLHAVLHKALKAAVADGLIPRNAASGIKLPRIAREEIQPLTDKQVRLLMDAARGDRLEALYVLALNTGMRQGELLALKWDDVDLERGVLRVRRTLTHADKAYVLGEPKTARSRRQLRLTSHAVSALQAHLSRQLEEMERLGSLYQPGGLIFATETGTIINPSNLRNRSFKPLLKKAGLPPFRFHDLRHTCATLLLAKDVNPKVVSEMLGHSSISVTLDIYSHLLPDMQEKAAKALEEALK